A single genomic interval of bacterium harbors:
- the gatA gene encoding Asp-tRNA(Asn)/Glu-tRNA(Gln) amidotransferase subunit GatA, giving the protein MSELPTITELISMLHQKKTTSAEVISGIKKNVDEYEPSVNAFINLFLDEALREAKKADEWDYMQGKTPGLAGIPIAVKDNICVKDKPCTCASRILEGFVSPYDATVIKRLKKAGAIIVGKTNMDEFAMGASNETSAYGPVRNPLNTDRVPGGSSGGSAAAVAYGAAVAALGSDTGGSVRQPASFCGLVGFRPSYGRVSRYGLVAFSSSLDQIGPITKNVEDAALIYSIIAGPDVDDSTTYPCWPEEVNLTGKLPDGVRIGVIKECFDDLEDNKIKDAILSSFKESRITLIEVSLPLVKFSISAYYLLAMSEASSNLARYDGIRYGARTEDKNLRETYFSTRGSGFGKEVKRRILVGTFGLSAGYIEAYYNKALAYRASLAKEFDNAFKKVDFLLSPTAPTPAFKLGEKIDDPLQMYLSDIYTTPAALAGLPAISIPAKEMVDGLPIGIHIVAPRFKDSAILEFAHAIEKI; this is encoded by the coding sequence ATGAGCGAACTTCCTACAATTACTGAACTTATCTCAATGCTTCATCAGAAGAAAACGACTTCTGCCGAAGTAATCTCGGGAATAAAGAAGAACGTAGATGAATACGAACCTTCAGTGAACGCATTTATTAACCTATTTCTGGATGAAGCGTTACGCGAAGCAAAAAAAGCCGATGAGTGGGACTACATGCAAGGAAAGACACCTGGTCTTGCGGGCATACCGATTGCCGTAAAAGATAACATATGCGTTAAAGATAAGCCGTGCACATGTGCCTCAAGAATCCTCGAAGGTTTCGTCTCGCCTTATGATGCTACAGTCATAAAACGACTTAAAAAAGCTGGTGCGATAATAGTTGGAAAAACCAACATGGATGAGTTTGCCATGGGGGCTTCTAACGAGACCTCAGCATACGGACCGGTTCGTAACCCCCTGAACACCGACCGTGTTCCAGGTGGCTCATCTGGGGGGTCGGCTGCTGCGGTAGCATACGGTGCAGCTGTTGCTGCCCTTGGTTCGGATACAGGCGGCTCAGTCAGACAGCCTGCTTCGTTTTGCGGTTTAGTTGGCTTTCGTCCGTCGTACGGCAGAGTTTCCAGGTACGGTCTTGTCGCTTTTTCATCCAGTCTTGATCAGATTGGCCCTATAACAAAAAATGTTGAAGATGCTGCACTTATCTATTCGATAATAGCTGGCCCTGATGTCGATGATTCGACAACTTATCCGTGCTGGCCTGAGGAGGTTAATCTTACAGGCAAGCTCCCTGATGGAGTAAGAATAGGAGTGATAAAAGAATGCTTTGATGATCTTGAAGATAATAAAATTAAGGATGCTATCTTGTCCTCATTCAAAGAATCCCGAATAACGCTTATTGAAGTGAGCCTGCCGCTAGTCAAGTTCTCTATCTCTGCATATTACCTGCTTGCTATGTCGGAGGCTTCTTCAAACCTAGCCAGATACGACGGAATTAGATACGGTGCAAGGACTGAGGATAAGAACCTTCGTGAAACGTATTTTTCAACAAGAGGTTCAGGGTTCGGGAAGGAGGTAAAGCGTCGGATACTGGTAGGAACGTTCGGACTTTCTGCAGGTTATATCGAAGCTTACTACAACAAGGCGCTTGCATATAGAGCGTCGCTCGCAAAAGAATTCGATAATGCATTCAAGAAAGTTGATTTTCTCTTATCACCGACTGCTCCCACGCCAGCATTCAAACTGGGGGAGAAAATAGATGATCCCTTGCAGATGTATCTTTCAGACATATATACAACCCCTGCCGCTCTTGCAGGGTTGCCGGCTATTTCCATCCCAGCGAAAGAAATGGTTGACGGGTTACCCATCGGTATTCATATTGTAGCCCCACGCTTCAAAGATTCAGCCATCCTCGAGTTTGCTCATGCCATCGAAAAAATCTGA
- a CDS encoding aspartyl/glutamyl-tRNA amidotransferase subunit C, with translation IIKVAELARLNLSEEERERFGSEFEKIVAYFSELQQLMLGGEMTLEYPCPRFDDVPVGYDIDINRLSRNIKQGYFKIPPLLT, from the coding sequence ATTATCAAGGTTGCCGAACTGGCGCGGCTTAACCTGAGCGAAGAAGAACGCGAACGCTTCGGTTCGGAATTCGAGAAAATAGTCGCGTATTTCTCGGAATTACAGCAACTTATGCTTGGAGGTGAAATGACGCTTGAATATCCCTGCCCTCGTTTTGATGATGTCCCTGTTGGGTATGATATCGATATCAACAGGCTTTCAAGAAACATCAAACAGGGATATTTCAAAATCCCGCCTCTTCTTACATGA
- the gatB gene encoding Asp-tRNA(Asn)/Glu-tRNA(Gln) amidotransferase subunit GatB: MPSKKSETDVLNKYEVVIGMEVHVQLATQTKMFCRCQVDVDSLPNTKVCPICLGLPGVLPQTNTEAIKLGIKAALALGCKINTDSRWARKHYFSPDLPKGYQITQYEYPLAEKGSLALPGMKKSIRIRRIHLEEDAGKLLHSQEETLVDFNRCGVPLAEIVTEPEIASAEEADGYLKELRLVLRTIGVTDGEMERGHFRCEPNISVRRKGSEELGVRSEIKNLNSFKAVREGIECALQDQIVRLEKGEKITQTTYLWDEKNRKLKPMRYKETAADYRYFPEPDLPELVLDLKEIENLRLHLPQLPSDKRSGYLGSGLSLQDAEILIEEPSWEKYFNDLIENGASFKEASTWLLNEARGIISERKETLSEFKVDASEMSSLIAFLRNGSLSRPAAKELLAKMAETGERVEYLIQKMEIKVVSDEAVLMDAAKQTILENPEPVERYRSGKEGVIGFLLGQCMKKLKGKADPVKVKETLLKYL; encoded by the coding sequence ATGCCATCGAAAAAATCTGAAACCGATGTATTGAATAAGTATGAAGTCGTGATAGGGATGGAGGTTCATGTTCAGCTTGCGACACAAACCAAGATGTTCTGTCGCTGTCAGGTGGACGTAGACTCTTTGCCTAATACGAAAGTATGTCCGATTTGCCTGGGGCTTCCGGGAGTGCTGCCTCAGACAAATACGGAGGCTATAAAACTAGGAATCAAAGCGGCGCTGGCGCTTGGCTGCAAAATTAACACAGATTCCCGATGGGCCAGAAAACACTACTTTTCTCCTGACCTTCCTAAGGGATATCAAATAACGCAGTATGAGTACCCTCTTGCTGAAAAAGGTTCTCTTGCCCTGCCCGGTATGAAAAAGAGCATTCGTATACGCAGAATTCATCTCGAAGAGGATGCCGGCAAGCTCCTACATTCACAGGAAGAAACACTCGTGGATTTCAACCGCTGCGGCGTTCCGCTTGCAGAGATTGTCACCGAACCAGAGATAGCAAGTGCGGAAGAAGCCGACGGCTATCTTAAGGAGTTGAGGCTTGTCCTGAGAACCATTGGTGTCACTGATGGGGAGATGGAGCGCGGGCACTTTCGCTGCGAGCCCAACATAAGCGTCAGGCGGAAGGGAAGTGAGGAGCTTGGTGTACGGTCTGAAATTAAGAATCTGAACAGCTTCAAAGCAGTAAGGGAAGGGATAGAATGTGCGCTTCAGGATCAGATTGTCCGGCTTGAAAAAGGCGAAAAGATAACCCAAACTACTTATCTCTGGGACGAGAAGAATCGAAAGCTTAAACCTATGCGCTACAAGGAAACCGCTGCGGACTATCGTTACTTCCCCGAGCCGGACCTGCCTGAGCTTGTTCTCGATTTGAAAGAAATTGAGAATCTCCGATTGCATCTTCCTCAATTACCGTCGGATAAAAGATCAGGTTATCTGGGTTCGGGTCTTTCACTTCAGGATGCAGAGATCCTTATTGAGGAGCCTAGCTGGGAGAAGTATTTTAACGATCTTATCGAAAATGGAGCAAGCTTCAAAGAAGCCTCTACCTGGCTTCTTAATGAGGCGCGAGGAATCATCTCGGAGCGCAAGGAGACTCTTTCGGAGTTCAAGGTAGATGCATCAGAGATGTCTTCGCTTATTGCGTTTCTTCGGAATGGTTCGTTATCCCGACCTGCGGCCAAAGAACTTTTAGCAAAAATGGCTGAGACAGGAGAAAGGGTCGAATACTTGATCCAAAAGATGGAGATTAAAGTAGTTTCGGATGAAGCCGTTTTAATGGATGCTGCAAAGCAGACAATACTCGAAAATCCTGAACCTGTCGAACGGTATCGATCGGGTAAAGAGGGTGTGATAGGTTTTCTTCTGGGCCAATGCATGAAGAAGCTTAAGGGCAAGGCTGATCCTGTAAAGGTAAAAGAAACTCTTTTGAAGTATTTATAG
- a CDS encoding aminopeptidase: MTRYEKGIQTIINDCLGVKKGERAIVVCDTPKRKIGTDLFDNLVKSGCDASLFEIMPLRQHGEEPPKYVADLLKQAQVFLIPTSKSMTHTEARRNAVKAGARGATLPDVTEEMIAGPMLVDHKEILKRNNKLSRLLKGTKKIIITSKKGTDVEINAEGRHFHEDSGYLVKPGSFSNLPAGEVYAAPYEGRSSGVVIFDASFSGIGMLKEPISIEIEKGRASRIKGDRGRLSRMLDVAGYYGRNLAEIGIGTNDKARITGFVLEDEKVMGTIHLAFGDNSNFGGKVKADVHLDGLVLKPTLIADGRTIIKDGRLLI; this comes from the coding sequence TTGACACGCTACGAAAAAGGCATCCAGACGATAATTAACGATTGTCTAGGAGTCAAAAAAGGGGAAAGGGCGATAGTCGTTTGCGATACGCCAAAGCGCAAAATCGGAACGGATCTATTTGATAATTTAGTGAAGTCTGGTTGCGACGCTTCACTTTTTGAAATAATGCCGCTTCGCCAGCATGGCGAGGAACCGCCAAAGTACGTAGCCGATTTATTAAAGCAGGCGCAGGTGTTTCTTATTCCGACATCCAAATCCATGACTCATACTGAAGCGCGAAGGAACGCAGTAAAAGCGGGTGCTCGCGGCGCGACCCTGCCGGATGTAACCGAAGAGATGATAGCGGGCCCTATGCTTGTTGACCACAAGGAGATTTTAAAACGCAACAACAAGCTTTCAAGGTTGTTAAAGGGTACTAAGAAAATTATAATAACATCAAAAAAAGGAACCGATGTTGAAATTAATGCTGAGGGACGCCACTTTCATGAAGACAGCGGATATCTTGTTAAACCCGGTTCCTTCTCCAATCTTCCTGCCGGAGAGGTCTACGCAGCCCCTTACGAAGGCAGAAGCTCAGGCGTAGTCATTTTTGATGCGAGCTTTTCGGGAATAGGAATGCTTAAGGAGCCTATATCTATAGAGATTGAAAAAGGACGAGCATCAAGAATAAAAGGCGATAGAGGCAGACTTTCAAGGATGCTCGATGTAGCTGGTTATTACGGCAGGAATTTGGCGGAAATAGGCATAGGAACTAACGACAAGGCTCGGATAACAGGATTCGTCCTTGAAGATGAAAAAGTAATGGGGACGATACATCTTGCCTTTGGGGACAATTCCAACTTCGGCGGCAAGGTCAAGGCAGACGTACATCTTGACGGTCTTGTTCTTAAACCAACCCTGATTGCAGACGGGAGAACTATAATAAAGGATGGCCGCCTGCTTATTTAG